tttctttttttctttttattcttttgcatGTGAAGTTCATCGGAGGCTGCCTCTGCTCAACTTCTTTTTCTGCCATGGATTTCCCGAATTTTGAGTACCGTAAAACACCGCCGTTTCGTACACAATTTCTTGTTTCCTTGGCAAAATCTCTCGTATACCAcaatttgctcttcttctttttgttcccctCTAGCGCTTGTTTTGACGTTCGGGCTCTGCCTCTTATGAAGCTTTTGAATTCGGAGGCCTAATGCTCTTGTGAAAAACGAACCTTTTGCAGGACAAGATGATGGGAGAGCTTCATGCAAGGGGAATAACAATTGAACAGATTGCAGATGTTCTCAAAAGAGCTCCAATCCATCCCAGAATCGTCCCTGCCATCAAATCAATTCATGCTTTGGGGTAAATCATAACGAAGCAATTTGTCTCTCTGCCACTCAGTGCCCTCTTTTCGAACGAAAAATTTAAGCGGGTTTCTTTTATTGTCAATTTCTCTGCTCAGGTGCGACTTGCGGGTTGTGAGCGATGCCAATCTCTTCTACATCGAGACAATCCTGAACCATCTGGGCATCCGGGAATGTTTCTCCGAGATCAACACGAACCCGGGCTTTGTCGATGAAGGAGGGAGGCTCCGCATTTCGCCTTTCCACGACTTCAAGTCCTCTTCTCATGGATGCGGTCTCTGCCCTCCAAACATGTGCAAGGTAATGAAACGCGTATAATATTGCAGGCGAATTCACGTTTTTGCTTTTGAGAAGAGGGTGTTATTAAAATCTCGACGCATGGCGATGATAATCCGCGTGagcttttaaaaaatgaagGATGACATCCTGGACTCACGGGGACCATTTAGAACAGTATTTTATACGAAACCTCTGTCCCTTAAACAGGGATATAATAACCTGCAATTCTGCAATTGCCGTATGGGACATTATAAAACAGAAATAGATTAGGTGGACTGGTCAATCTGTCAACTGGGTCTCCAATCTTGGTGGAAACTGACCTCACTTCAATCCTCATCTCATCGTCTTCCCATCCGTGGAAAAACGCAAAAGAACAATGACAGAAAGATCAGACCTTTCGGGCTCAATCAATGATCATCGACACATAACATATATGTGATTTTTTACAGGGAGTGGTGATTGAAAGAATACAAGCCGCTGTCTCTGCCGAGGGCAAGAAAAAGAGGTTCATCTATCTTGGAGATGGGAATGGTGACTACTGCCCAAGCCTTAAGCTCTCGGAGGGCGACTTCATGATGCCGAGGAAGAACTACCCTGTCTGGGACTTGATCTGCAGGAATCCCATGCTGTTGAAGGCAGAGATTCACGAGTGGACCGATGGCGAGGAGCTGGAGCGAGTCCTACTTCAGTTGGTCAACGCAATAATCACTGGAGAGGAGATCAAGTCTGGCCAGTTGATTTCATCGGACTGCAAGATGCAGAACATTGCTTTGTCTGCTCATGAGGCCCTCCTCCCAGCTCTCCCTGTTCCTCATTAGGAACCTCTGCGATGATGGGAAAAAAAGCAATGACATTTATGGGATTTAACTAGTTTTTACATAGTTTTTGCAGTTTTTTTGGGGCAGCAAAGCATTGGGAATATCTCTGTGGAGCTTTGGATTTTATGATATTGTCATGGTCAAAACTGATCAAGACGAATACTAATACACCAGCTTGGTTCTGCTTCTGCTAGAGATGTGAAGAATTTGGAAATTTCTAATCAATGTCCTAATTTTAGTGCGTTGGAGCAACTCTTGTTGGGTAGGTCAAAGGCTGAAGCATCTTGACAGTGAGACTCTCACACAAGTATGCATGTGAAAACAAGTGCAACACTTAAAATTCTAGTATCGAATCACCAATGTGCATACTTTTTTATAGAGTAATTCCGATAGAATGAATTATGGCTGTGATCTTAATTGATACAAGAACGGAAGATCTTAATTGATACAAGAATGGAAGGCCAGATCAGCAGTGAACTAAACCTGGAAATAATAGAGCACGACACACGAGACAGACGAAGATATTGAGGAGATTCTTTTCTTCAAGGGGAGCACGACCTAATGTTTCCTCAACAGTAGTCTCAAGAATGAACACTGCCTATATGGGTTCCTGGGATAATGTTCCTCTACAGTAGTCTCAAGAATGAACACTGGCCTATTTGGGTTCCTGGGAGGATTTAAGAAAGAATCTTTTTCTTACGACAATAAGGAATATGCCAATGGAATATtgacaaagaagaagatttgCAATGTGGGAAAGTTGCAAGTGATCTTTGAGCACAAAGGGAAACGGAGAAGATGACCAACCTTGCGCAGGACCAGAAGGTTTTCTAAAAAGACCGAAATGAAGTTATATCCAGAGTTGACTTTCGAAAGAGATTGTCGCTTTTaaggaaatcaatttttataagCAAACAAAGCTTCGTGGCCCGGTCCGCAACATACTCCTGAAAGTTGGTAGTCCGCCTTTACTCTGCATTCCTAGGAGATCGTGCTCAATAATTGCTGTGACTCTATTTCTACGTTCTTGCCAGTTCAACGTGCTTTGGTAGCTTAAGTCAAAAGGTCCAGATCTTATGAATTCGACATGACGTCTTCATCGTTGCTCAAAAACGTCGCATTGCCAACACCTTCACGACAGATTCCACCTCCTTCGAAAGGGCTTAAATCTCCGTGCCAGAGTCTTGCTGGATCTCTACCAGGCGAGGTCGTGATCCTCCCGACCAGTTGTGTCCAGGCTACTCGTCCTCCAATTATAGCCCGAGATCACCAAGTTCAGGGGCGGATTGTTGTTTTGAAAATGGTCGTTTCTTAAGAGAGCATAACTTGTGGAAACGTAACACAGTCTATCCTATCTAGGTTAAGGATAGGATGGTTGGATCAGTTAAACCTATACCTCGGTCCAGCATCCGGTGTGCCTATAGATAATCATGTATGCGTTCAGCACGTATGCACCAACACTCGTACCAATCCGGCTCGCAATTGCTAACGATTCTAATGGTTCGCTAGTCTTCAAGCTAATTTATCCAGCTACCATTTTGCTCAATTACTACCTTACGTTGTTTAGATTGAAAAGACGAAGGATCAGCACAAAGAATATTAGGATATTTGAAACATTAGGATATGAGCAAAAGGGACAATTGCACAAGGAAttcatgaaagtataattgacTTCTAAAATCTATACAAAttacaatcaagtcttaaaatttgtcaaattggtgtTATCAAGTCCATCGGTTAACTCCATCCTATTTGATTAAAAAGTCAATTTAGACCAAACCAAACATCGTTTTAGTGCTTTAGTGAACATTAATCCACGTAAgatagagaaaataattaaaaagtcaCGTCACCATCTTCGGTCGACCAAATGGGACAAAGCAAACGGAGTGGCTTATTTACgctaatttgacaagttttagaatgtAATCGcacttcttaaaattttaaaacccaACTTTACATTcctaataagttttaagatttccgATACATGCAAAATTAAGACGCAATAGATCCCACTCCCCATCGATATTTTACCCGTCCTTTCGAAGTATTTGCTCCATGCATCGCATTTCGAACTCGCATACGTATACCGAACGTCTGTACTGCAATGCAATGTAATGCTCGCATCTTTTCGTGGTGGTAGTCCTAATCAGTTTGGTCAGCTGCTCAATATTTATGCCTTCCAAAACCTCCCCTAATCAATGCGAGTCGGTCTCTATAGAAAGTAAAGATGCTGTATCTTTTTGGCTCCCGGTACAGTGGCCACTTCCGTGTTTATTCCTTGGAAAGGAATGATGCCATCTTTCATGCGTTTCGTGGAAAAGCCATAAATTCGtagtcttttcctttttcagacCAGGCTAGAGTTTGTACTCCAGGTTCTTCCGGAGCATCGGTTCTGTCCGGCACGGCCACCTTTTTCCAGCCTCGACGCAACCCGTCTTGGATGCCATTGGCGACGTACGCGAATTTGGTGGGAGATTAGGCGCCTTATGTTGGCCCAATTTGTCTTGGTGTGTGGTGCTCGATTGCTCATAGCCACCGCATATCCCGATAGCCTTCATGGTTCGGTTTTGAAGGAAGAGGTAAGCTGACAGCGAGCGTTGTGGTGTGGCAGTCTTTATAATACCGTGCTGATTCCGCACTGAAGCGTCGATCCTAGTCGAAATATTTTGATACAAAAGGATACGAATTAAGTTGAAGCAGACCTCAATTAATATATATCCAAATTAACTCATAACTGGTTGGCCCACGAGTACATTGACCAAGATTCTTTAGCTTATAAGAATAACATCACCTAGAGAGTTGGCTAATAAGGCTTCTTCAATTTCCTCCCTCTATCTCCATCTTCCGTCATAGCTTACGTGCATTAACTGCTGTTTGTTTCATAAACCTTCAGAAATGGCTGATATCATGGTGGTATTCGACTTCGACAAGACGATCATGGACTGGGAGTGCGACGATTGGATTGTCCATGAGTTCGGATTGATCGATTTGGTCAACGAGCTTCTTCCTACCACGCCCTGGAATTCTCTCATGGTGAGTCCTCgtatttttcccttctttttggGTTACTTTTTCGAATGTTAAGTTCATCCGAATCTGCCTTtgctgaatttttcttttccggaGAAttggtttttcattttcatcttctctccGTGGATTTTTCATCATCTTGAGCACTGTGAGACACCCCACTTTTGTGCTATTTCCTTCTACCATGGCAAATTCTGTATCTGGTTTTTATTCTCTCTAGAGAATTTTCATGGCTATAGTAGTGCTAGACTTGAAGCGCGGGGTCTTGTTCGTTTGAAGCTTTTGAAATCAGAGGGTGATGCTTTTGTCTGCAAAGctggaaaaatacaaaaaatatacTAAAACTCTTGCAGGACAAGATGATGGGACAGCTTCATTCGAGAGGAAAAACAATCGCAGACATTGCAGACGTACTGAAAAGAGCTACCATGCATCCCAGGATCGTTCCCGCCATCAAATCAATTCATGCTTTGGGGTATAAATCATTTTCTCCCTCTGCTAGGCGCTTTGTTTTGGAACAAAGAAATCGAGTGCGGGGTTATCTTTTTTCTGGATCGAATTTTTCAGGTGCGAGTTACGGATTTTAAGCGATGCCAATCTCTTCTACATCGAGACCATCCTGAACCATCTGGGCATACGGGAGTGTTTCTCCCAGATCACCACCAACCCGAGCTTTGTCGACGAGGAAAAAGGGAGGCTCAGGATTTTGCCTTTTCATGACTTCAGGTCCTCTCCTCATGGATGTGGTCTCTGCCCTCCAAACTTGTGCAAGGTAATGAGAGATTAATAACATTCGGTTCTCTCATTTTCTATCCTTGATTGCTGCCTGCTTTTGAGAAGAGAAGGTTCTTGAAATTCCAAGGCATGCTGCTGATGAAATTCCACACGAGCTttgaaagaataaaaacgaaattCGGACATTTTGACAGCGACCGTTTAGAACAGTATTTTATCAGGTTACCATGAAATATCAATGACCCCCACTTCAGTCCTTGTCTCGTCATCTTCATATCtatgaaaaacacaaaagagaCGATGACAGAAGAGGATGGAATCTTTTAGGGTCGATCGCGAGATTACCATATAGATATGAAGATGCGCGTGACGTTTTACAGGGAGCGGTGATCGAAAGGGTACAGGCCTCTGTATCTGCGGAGGGCAAGAAGAAGAGGTTCATCTACGTGGGAGACGGGGTCGGCGACTACTGCCCGAGCCTGAAGCTCTCGGAGGGCGACTTCATGATGCCGAGGAAGGACTACCCCGCCTGGGACTTGATCTGCCAGAACCCCGCGCTGCTGAAGGCGGAGATTCACGAGTGGACCGACGGCGAAGAGCTGGAGCGAGTCGTGCTTCGGTTGATCGACGCGATAATCACTGAAGAGGAGATCAAATCTGGCCGGTCGATTTCATCGGACCGTGAGATGCAGAACATTGCAGACCATCGCTGTGCCTGCCCTTGAAGCCCTTCCTTACCGGGATAGGGAGAGAGTCGATTAACAACTAAGAAATGATGCTTGGCTGATGAAATTGCGATCAACTACGTCTGATGCGCTTCTTCTTACCATGTCCTCGAACACTCTTTAGTAGTAATTTCTTTGTCTTCGGATGGTGCCATTTTCACACGCTTTTAATTAAACCGTACTCTTTTCATATTAACTAGATCAAAATAACCATTCAACTTTGTTAAGCATGTGATGATAAAATAATGATCTGTAAGTAACTACAGCCTGTCTCGGTTTAATTTGAAATTcccttctttattattattttttttggttcctAGCTTGAAGAAAACAATTTGGCTTTTTCCTCCCAAATAGCAAAATCAATACCCAGTCAGATGAGAAATGCTCAATAAAGTAATGACTTGGCCTCAAGAAGGCCATGGGCGAGGCATGACCTGACCACGACCAGGTTTGTCCAGGATGAAGTCTCGATCGCATGAACCAGGTCACAACTAAGGTCACAATTCATGGTACACACAGCTCGAAATTCGATTCAGgattttcatttctttgttcCTTCTAATATTATAACCATGAAGACTTAAAGGATATTAAAACAAAAACAGACCaagaatgatttttttattgttctacCATAAAGAAAGTTTTTAACATTGCTCATGAACTATACCGtgaatgaaattattttccaagagTAAGTGTATATTTTAGTGCGAAGAGGTTGTGAATAGATTTGGActagtataaaaaaaatcacttaaagCTTAGCAAAGGAGCCAATGAACTATTTTTTACAACTCAAATTAACCACGTTAAGGGtttaactaattaatcaatttacgATCGCAAAcataaccaattttttttcgaCTTTGAAACATGATTTCACTTAGAATAaagacattttttgttttttcatgttTACTGATTCATGACGCTGGAGataaattaactaattatttaggAAACTTAGCATAAATATGGTAAGCGAAGGAGAAAGATGACGAGATTAATTTTATCAAGAGGGGGGTAACGTTTAAGAAAAACCTTAAATGGCAACAGCGACACTGAGACGGGCATTTTAGGAAATCTGTTCTGTATATAAGTTGTCATACCGCTTTGGCCGTGAttatattatttcaatttgcaaGCAAATAACGTGAGATATAGTAAGTCTGTAATTGCCTTGAAATGTACTCTAACTTAACTcatggccaattttttttttttttttttattttaacaacgACAACAAAAAGATTATGAGAGAACGATGATGAGAGAGCATTACTCAAGAAGAAGACCAATCGTGGAAAATTGCATATGAGATTGAAGccttatttgttttgtgaaaaatgaataatttgaaaaatactttcttaaaaataatcaattgcatCTCCTAAAATAATTGGTcaatgcaactttttttttccaacttttatttgtctttcttaCCAACATATTAAATCTATCTATTTTTATATGAGTTTATCAATCCTTATTGGAGTGGCCACCAACTCTTTTTGTCCGATTAAATTACCGACTATTGGGTTGGCAGTTCTTATTTGAGTTATTAGCCAAATGTAATAATTTCTCAACTTTTGTTAgcatttatcaacttttattcGTCTTTCCTCATAGATGcctcaaatttattttctctcATGAATTTATCAACCTATATTTGTGTAATTTACCCTCTCCCATTAGAATAACAactttcatttgattttcttacCAACATTCTTTTCTAATTTACTAGTTTTTTAATCGagttactaacttttatttacCTCACTTACTAACCCATTAAATTTAGCAActctttttagaaattattaacTTTAATTAGAGTGATTGCtaacttttcttcaatcaagTTACTAATTAGTTCTGCTTTACCAACTATTTTTCGAGTTAGTTACtgatatttatttagtttttttctttcttttacttatcTACTTCTTTTGTctctgattaaaaaaaaaaaaaaaaatctcttactTGTTTTGCTTTCCTGTCCATaccataaaatttgaaaacctCTTATTTAAGTGGCTTGCCAATTTTCTCCA
The window above is part of the Eucalyptus grandis isolate ANBG69807.140 chromosome 6, ASM1654582v1, whole genome shotgun sequence genome. Proteins encoded here:
- the LOC104449955 gene encoding inorganic pyrophosphatase 2 translates to MADIMVVFDFDKTIMDWECDDWIVHEFGLIDLVNELLPTTPWNSLMDKMMGQLHSRGKTIADIADVLKRATMHPRIVPAIKSIHALGCELRILSDANLFYIETILNHLGIRECFSQITTNPSFVDEEKGRLRILPFHDFRSSPHGCGLCPPNLCKGAVIERVQASVSAEGKKKRFIYVGDGVGDYCPSLKLSEGDFMMPRKDYPAWDLICQNPALLKAEIHEWTDGEELERVVLRLIDAIITEEEIKSGRSISSDREMQNIADHRCACP
- the LOC104449954 gene encoding inorganic pyrophosphatase 2 yields the protein MADIVVLFDFDKTIIDCDSDNWVVDELGFTDMFNELLPTMPWNTLMDKMMGELHARGITIEQIADVLKRAPIHPRIVPAIKSIHALGCDLRVVSDANLFYIETILNHLGIRECFSEINTNPGFVDEGGRLRISPFHDFKSSSHGCGLCPPNMCKGVVIERIQAAVSAEGKKKRFIYLGDGNGDYCPSLKLSEGDFMMPRKNYPVWDLICRNPMLLKAEIHEWTDGEELERVLLQLVNAIITGEEIKSGQLISSDCKMQNIALSAHEALLPALPVPH